A genomic window from Pyricularia oryzae 70-15 chromosome 7, whole genome shotgun sequence includes:
- a CDS encoding DNA-directed RNA polymerase III subunit RPC10 encodes MLLFCPSCANVLTVSAMETGKNRLECRTCPYEFAINEPLFSRKEFARKEREDVFGGPGAWDNAQKGRVQCPADNCDGEEAAFFQVQIRSADEPMTSFYKCMTCGHRWREN; translated from the exons tctgccCCAGCTGCGCCAACGTCCTAACCGTCTCGGCCATGGAGACGGGGAAGAACCGACTTGAGTGCCGAACGTGCCCGTACGAGTTCGCCATCAACGAGCCCCTCTTCAGCCGCAAGGAGTTTGCGCGCAAGGAGCGCGAGGACGTCTTTGGCGGGCCCGGCGCGTGGGACAATGCGCAAAAGGGTCGCGTGCAGTGCCCCGCCGACAACTGCGAcggcgaggaggccgccttCTTCCAGGTCCAGATCCGCAGTGCTGATGAGCCGATGACGAGCTTTTACAAG TGCATGACTTGTGGCCACAGATGGCGTGAGAACTGA